Below is a window of Oryza brachyantha chromosome 10, ObraRS2, whole genome shotgun sequence DNA.
gaaagagatataaaaaaacatgggaGCCAATCTTATATAGCTAACCTATTATAGTACATGTTAGCTATAAGAGTTATCTGATCATGTTTAGAACGAGTTTAATAGTAAAGTCAACTACTggctataaacttatatagatAACTTTTTTTAGAGTGTACTTTAATAAGTTAGCTACAAGGTTAGactctaatatttttctcctatCTCACTCTCccacttatttatttaatgtatatatattgaaacagGTATAGAGCTAATCTTGCAAGAGAGGCAGAGAGCCaataccttttatttttattttctctctttttcatgTAGGCTTACAGTTGGCTTGTAGACTTCTATTGCATTTACTCCAACTCTTTGAATTAAACGTGGGCAGTTTGGCATTGAGtgcattttattcaaaatagtCGGCAAGGTACCTAGCCAACAGGAAAAATGATAATGCTACAGCCAGATAGTCATATATGGCTTACCCTACCTACTCGTGCCcgttcaaaataattttatttttcactaatTCTAAACATAACAACAAAAAGACATAAATATTACAATATCTTTcaatttatcaaataaaaacaatcatCTTTGTTTTATCTAATCTCAATGCAATTATCCttcactttatatatttttaatatatttattcactACTTTCATAATCTCTGATTCAATGATTGCTCAAACATTATCTTCTTTTAGGACAAAGAAGATATGCAAAAATGaccttattttgggacggagctAATACATTCAACTGCTAtgatatagcaaaaataatcttattttgggacagagttACTACATTCAACTACTATGAAACCAAAATGGACAATTTTCAATTACATgagctaaattatttttaatgtaccattGGCCTACGGTTATACAGACTACTCCCAACATGTGAATCTATTCACCACAAATAAGCATCGAAGATGGAATGGAACTAATAGTAGAGTTTCAGCAGGTAACAGGCCCCAAATGGCATTTCAATCCACTGTTGCAATAATGTGAATACATGAACGTGATATATATAGGTCAATTCTAGAAGGCTAGAAAAAATGGTTTTGTTCCGCAGAATTCAGTCTACTTTGATTTGTAggaaaatataataagtttaGAGGAATTCAATTCTacgaaaaaaatcctatacaactatttgaaacaaaggattgAATTATACTTTCCTTTAAAATTCATGTGGGTTGGACAATCCTATTgagattttggagaaaaataagcATATGtcatatctcttttttttctttttcctataGCTCCATATTATTGTGTTTCTATGTGTCAATCAAAtgatagtttaaaaatattcttgtgtttttaattctataggtattttattcatatattttttctattctatatttttcataatctAGACAAGGTTCTAGAGAAACCAACCTACCTAACTTTTgagggaataattaactttttgccaatcttagaaatgacactaacatatttgccactggacccacatgtcatagacacgtaagaacccacgtgtcatagacagcgggtgacaaatatgtaaggtgttatttctaaaagtggcaaaaagttaaatcccCCACTTTTGAGTGGTATCAGTTGCCACTCAACTTCTCAGATTCCAGATCATGAACTGTTTGTCCTGACTTCCAGAAAGTGCCAAAAGACAAGAGAAGATAACAAGACACTTGACCTACAAGAAGCAGAAAATTCTCCTATAAAACTGAAGGTGATAGAGCTGTCCGAGCTCAAGCGAGCACCAATGGCGGATCAGATACAGCATCTCCACCTACCCGTCCGTGGCCTCAACCTCCACGTCGCTCAAGCAGGCAAAGGTGAGATCTTTCTGCGTAATTTGCTGAAGCTGAACTCTTTTTCAGGTGTTCTTGAAAGATTTTAGGTGAACTTTGATTCTTGTTTCTGCTATTTTTTGGGGTGCAGATGAGCTTGGGACGGTGGTGTTCTTGCACGGGTTCCCGGAGATATGGTACTCGTGGCGCCACCAGAtgctggccgcggcggccgccgggtACCGCGCCATCGCGCCGGACTGCCGCGGGTACGGGCTGTCGGGGcagccgccggaggaggaggaggcgacgtgGGAcgacctcgtcgccgacgtgcTCGCCATCCTCGACGCGCTGGCCGTGCCCAGGGCGTTCCTGGTGGGCAAGGACTTCGGCGCCATGCCGGCGTACGACTTCGCGCTCCGCCACCCGGAGCGCACCCGCGGCGTGGCGTGCCTCGGCATCCCCTTCAGCCCCGTCCCGGCCGCCTTCGACGCCATGCCCGAGGGCTTCTACGTCCTCCGGTGGCGCGTACGTgcgccacgccacgccgccattgccgcggCCTCTTTGATCTTAATTCTCGCTAGCTGTTCGATCTCgttcttgcatgcatgcagctgatCGGTGCATGTGATCGATGTTGTGTGGCAGGAACCGgggagggcggaggcggacttcgGGCGGCACGACGTCCGGCGAGTGGTGCGCACCATCTACATcctcttctccggcgccgACATCCCCATAGCCAAAGAAGGGCAGGAGATCATGGACCTCGCCGACCTCTccacgccgctgccgccttGGTTCTCCGATGAAGACCTCGACGCCTACGCATCTCTCTACAAGAACTCCGGCTTCCGCTTCCCCCTCCAGATGCCATacaggtatatatatactcacgGCACCGTTTCCGCCATTGCCGCCGATCGAGATCAAGCTGTCCAATGGAATCAACGAAACGAACGGCGCCAACTGTGCAGGGCGATACACAGGAGGCCGAACCTGATGGACGCGAGGTTCGAGGTGCCGGTGCTGATGGTGGTGGGGGAGAAGGACTACGCGTTCAAGTTCCCGGGGTTCGAGGAGGCCGTGAGGGGCGGCGCCATGGAGAGGTTCGCGCCGGAGCTGGAGGTGGCGTACCTGCCGGAGGGGAGCCACTTCGCGCAGGAGCAGCTCCCGGAGCAGGTCAACCGCCTCCTGCTCGGGTTCTTCCAGGCGCACCTGGACCCGGTCGCTGCCACGTAGCAGGACGGCGACAAGCTAGTGGGTCCCACAGTGTCATTCTCACACAAGAAAAAGGTTTATTATTTAACAATGTCCTAAAAATGCCCTACAAAGGGTGGAACGTTGGACCATGTTTGGAAGCTTAAGGTCGTGAGAAGAAACTGAGAATGGGGAAAAATGGTTATCACccatgtattttaataaataatcatgataattttttagcGTAcaatttgattattcgtcttgtttaattgattttatttaaatgctgtGATTTAGTAAGGTAGTAGGTGTATCCCATCGATGCACGTACCGTGGTTGCGATTCGATGTTCTTGGGCAGGGCATGCAACCAGTGAGCACTTCGTAGTTGTTAGGGCAGTAGGTGCCAGTAGTTGGATCCATCAGGaaggtacaaaagaaaattggcACGTGTACGACTTAACTATTTAACTTACGTATGACTCAATTGATTAACGGCTGTAGTTTCACTCACTTGACCCTCTTTGCTTAATCCGTGATTCAGTCGTATGCAGTATAATTGGGTCGTACATATAGCAGGATTGGGTTAAATCCTAACGATGCACAGCTCTTAGCTCACTttgaggccgcgttcgtcccccatctaagttaacttatcccctcgtTTTTtgcgtgcacgcttcccgaactgctaaatggtgtatttttttagacgtCGTGATTTAATAAGGTAGCAGATTCATCGTATTGATGCACGTACGGTGGTTGCGATTGATGTTCTTGGGCAGGGCATGCAACCAGTGAGCACTCCATAGTTGTTAGGGCAGTAGGTGCCAGTAGTTGGATGCagctagaaaagaaaattgctATGCGTACGACTCGATCATCCGATTTACATAGGTAGTATAATTGGACCGTACATATAGCGGGACTGGGTTAAATCCTAACGATACATAGCTCTCAACTCACTCTGAATATACTTGTCGAACTGCTACAGTATCTTTACTACTTTAAAAGGGGAGTTTTGTCCTCCATCCGTTCACCCCTATCCGTacactgctaaacggtgtatttttttaaaaattttctataggaaagttgttttaaaaaatcatattaatctattatatatttttaataattaattaattaataatcatatattaattaattatgtactaatctattataacGTTTTTCGTGTCAGGTTAAGGAAACTTACCCTCCACTCAAACGAAATATAATCGTCGAACTGCTACAGTATCTCACGGACATCGAAGAACTGAACAAAGGAACACAGAGCAAGCGAGACGAAGTTTGTGCTGCGCAATTCCAGCAGCTTTTCTTTGGTTCTTCTTTCTCTTATTTAATACCTGAACCGAGATTCACGGACACAACAGGCTCACACGCAAAGATGCCGCCCCGATCCTCGCAGATCGCTGAACAAATCGTCGCGTCTACggcaacaaaataaaactgaaCACAAACTGCAAAATGAGGAAATATGAACACAAACATAAACAGAGAGATTATTTTGCCACTGCAACAGAGTATTTTCTGCTGGACTCTGaataactttatattttgggaagTAGCCTCCTAGTCGCTATCGTGGTAGACTGGTAGGCTGCTGGTAGTTTCCCCTCTCTGCCTCGGCAGTCCAGCCAGTGCTGTGTATGCGCGTATATATGGATGGATAGGTTGTAGAGATATACTCAGGTTAGTTTGTTAAGATATGATTAAGTTAGTTAGTTTACTTCATCTACGACTAATCCATCCGGTCTATACGCCAACAATCTGTAAGCCCACGGTGATGGTTATTATCACCATATATAAACAAAGGTGCAGCCTCTAACGAGGTTCAACGCTTCTGCACCTCTGATTTCTttcacatggtatcagagcttgtCTTTTAAATCGCATCTACACCAACTCATGGCGAGTTCGTTGAAGACGGCGGCCGGCAACGTGCTCGGCGGTAGCGCGATCTCGAAGAAACTCTCCAAGAACAACCATGCACTATGGCGAGTGCAGGTTTTGGCGTTGATTCGAGGAGCCCGTCTTGAGGGCCATCTCACCGGTGCAACACAAGCTCCTCCGGCCATGAAGACAGCAAAGGATGGCGACAAGGAGGTTTCGGTGCCGAATCCAAGCTATGAAGATTGGATGGCAACCGATCAACAAGTGCTGGGTTTTGTGCTGTCAACACTGTCTAGGGATGTCCTGACACAAGTTGCAGCCTGCGAAACCTCAGCCGCAGCATGGAAGATGATCGAGGAGATGTATTCCTCGATGACACGTGCGCGCTTCATCAACACCAGGATTGCTCTTTCTAGCATGAAGAAAGGAGATCTCTCTGTCACTGAATATGTTGCTAAGATGAGATCATTAGCCGATGAGATAAGTGCATCTGGTAAGAAAGTTGATGACAAtctaatttcatatataattgcTGGTCTCGATGAAACATTCGAGTCGGTGGTGTCTTCTCTTGTTGGCAAGACGGAGCCGATGACTGTGGGAGAGGCTTACTCCCAGCTACTCAGCTTTGAGCAGCGCCAAAACCTGCGTAAAGCCGGAGATCAATCAGTCAATATGGCAAGCAAAGGACGTGGATCTGGCGGACAGCAACGCGGACGTGGCGGTGGCAACACCTCTGCAAATCGCGGCCGCGGCAACACTGGTGGCAACAATTCTACTCATGGCAAGGGGCGAGGGAATAACTTCACCACAAATCGGCAAGGTGGTACTGACAACAGACCAAAATGACAGCTTTGCTACAAGAGAGGATACACGGTAATTAATTGTTGGTACCGTTATGATGAGGACTTTGTTCCAGATGAGAAATATGCAGGATCTGCAATGTATGGTGGCACTGACTCCAACTGGTATGTTGATACTGGTGCAACCGATCATGTGACGGGTGAGTTGGAGAAACTCACTGTTCGTGATCGCTACAAGGGACAAGATCAAATTCACACTGCTAGTGGTGCAGTTATGGAAATTAGCCACGTTGGCCACTCTATTGTTAAAACCCCAATTCGTAGTGttcatttacaaaatattctttatGTTCCTAAAGCTCGCAAAAATCTTGTTTCTGCTCATCGTCTTGTTTCTGATAATTCTGCTTACATGGAACTTTACAAAgaatattttaatcttaaggATCTAGCCACGAAGAAAACTCTGCTTAGGGGGCCCAGCCGTGGACGCCTCTATGTTCATCCTCCTGCACCATCGCATCCACATCGTCGCAAAGAAATCTATGGAGTCAATAAGCCGTCTTTTGAGAGATGGCATAGTCGCCTTGGTCATCCTGCTTCTCCTATTGTTGAGAGAGTCattagtaaaaataaactttcatGTTTAGATGAGTCTAATAAACAGTCGGTCTGTGATGCCTGTCAACAGGCTAAGAGTCATCAACTGCCTTATTCTAGATCTGTTAGCAAGTCTAGCTATCCTTTGAAACTTATTTATTCTGATGTTTGGGGTCCTGCATCCACGTCTGTTGGTGGCAAACACTATTATGTCAGTTTTATTGATGATTATAGCAAATTCATATGGTTTTATTTGCTTAAAAATAAGGCAGAAGTCTTCGAAAAATTTCATGAATTCCGTGCTCTTGTTGAACGACAGTTCGACAGAAAAATTGGGGAGGCGAGTATGAGAAGCTCAACTCGTTCTTTCGCAAACTTGGCATTATACATCATGTATCTTGCCCGCATACACACCAGCAAAATGGATCTGCCGAAAGAAAGCATCGGCACATTGTCGAGGTTGGCCTTGCTCTCCTTGCACATGCTTCAATGCCTCTTAAATTTTGGGATGAAGCATTCTCCTCGGCTGTTTATCTCATAAATCGTACCCCCAGCAAGCTACTTTAGTTTGCCACCCCTCttgaaaaattgtttcatCAAACTCCTGATTATAATTCTCTTAGAGTTTTCGGATGCGCATGCTGGCCGCATTTGCGACCGTACAACACCAACAAACTCCAATTTCGCTCTAAGCAATGCACCTTCCTAGGGTATAGCACTCTCCACAAAGGATTTAAGTGTCTTGATCCTAGCACTGGTCGAATTTATATTTCTCGTGATGTTATCTTTGATGAAAcaatttttccctttttaaagCTTCATCCCAACGCTGGTGCACGACTTCGTTCTGAAGCCCTCCT
It encodes the following:
- the LOC102713771 gene encoding bifunctional epoxide hydrolase 2-like, which translates into the protein MADQIQHLHLPVRGLNLHVAQAGKDELGTVVFLHGFPEIWYSWRHQMLAAAAAGYRAIAPDCRGYGLSGQPPEEEEATWDDLVADVLAILDALAVPRAFLVGKDFGAMPAYDFALRHPERTRGVACLGIPFSPVPAAFDAMPEGFYVLRWREPGRAEADFGRHDVRRVVRTIYILFSGADIPIAKEGQEIMDLADLSTPLPPWFSDEDLDAYASLYKNSGFRFPLQMPYRAIHRRPNLMDARFEVPVLMVVGEKDYAFKFPGFEEAVRGGAMERFAPELEVAYLPEGSHFAQEQLPEQVNRLLLGFFQAHLDPVAAT